The genomic interval AGCGCGCGCCGATTGCGTAGGGGGGACCATCGCAGTTGCAGTGTCAGGATCGCAGGGATCCTGACCTACGCGAGCAAAATGTGATATCCGCTTGCCGCGCGAGACCGTAGACCTTCTTGACGAATTCAATTTGAAGGAGAATGTATGAGCGAAATCGAACGCATCCTGGATCAACTTCATCGATCCATGTATGGTGAGGCGTGGCACGGCCCGGCGGTGATGGAGCTGTTGGCCGAGATAGACGCAAAGGCCGCGGCGGCGAAACCGATCGAAAGAGCCCATTCGATCTGGGAACTTGCTTTGCACATTGCCGCCTGGCAGGGCGCGGTGCGGACACGCATCGGCGGTAAGGCCGTTGAATTATCGGATGAGCAGGATTGGCCGCCGGTGACTGACACCTCGAAAGCGGCCTGGGAGCTGGCAGTGCGCGGGTTGCGAGGGTCGTACGAGCAGTTGCGCGATGCGATTGCGGGGCTGGATGATCAGGCGCTGCTTATGCCGGTGCCGGGCCGACAACACAATCTCTACTTCCTGATTCACGGCGTGATTCAGCACAACCTCTATCATGCCGGGCAGATTGCGGTGTTGAAGAAGGCCTTGTGAAGTTGTAGGTCAGGATCCCTGCGATCCTGACGGGTCAAATGTAGGTCGGGTTCCGAGCGTTGCTGTCAATGTGTAGTGAAGTGGCCTTTCCGCAGCGCGAAACCCGACACCCTTTTTGGCCTGATGACGAAGATGTCGGGTTTCTCATTCCGGGATACGAATTCTCGATATTCCCCAAGTCCTGTCGCGCGGAATTCGAAACCCGACCTACGGCACTGGTGGTCGAGGAACGCGGATTCGTCAAGTCCGTCCGTGGAGCAGAAACATCTCGAAGGCGTCGTACAGCCGTGAAGATCCCACCGCAATCCCTCGTTCCTCGGGACGCTTCGCAGGCGCTGGGGCACCGGGCGCGCGTCAGGATCACAGGGCTCCTGACCTACCAAACAAATCAACCCGGGGGTGACCCCGGGTTGGGCTGATCAGGTACCGGCGCGGGCCGGGTATGGCATAGTGGTTAGAGGCTGCTGAGAACCGCGACGGTCTGCTTGATCAGCGGCAGAAGTTCCAGCTCCCCTTTGCGGTCGGCCAGAATGGCGCCCCTTTGATTGCGCCCCACGAGATAGCGTCCCCCTTTGACGTCGAGGGAGGTGACTTGCACGTCATCGCTCCAGTCGAGCGGCGTCAACCAGCCTTCGTAGTAGGCAAACACGCCTTCGGTGGCCGTGCCGATGTACATGTAGCTGCGCCCCGCGGCCAGGGCGGTGACGTGCTCCTGGAAGAGGTAATCGCTGGAATCGAGATGTTGCCAGTTGTGGCCGTCGTAGATAAACACGCCGGTGGTGGTGCCGACGAAGAGCTTGCCGAACGCCGATGCGAGCGCGGTGACATTGGCGAAGGCGTCGCGGTTGGTGATCAGATAGCGTTCGTGCCAGCCGTGCTCGTCGAAGTAAAGCAGGCCGTCTTCGGCGGTTGCGGCCCAGAGCGCAAACTGGTCGGAGGAGACATCGACGATCTGCTTGGCGGGAAGAATGTTGCCCACCAACTGGCCGTTGATTTCATAGAGGCCGTCGTGGCGCGTGCCGACGTAGAAGCAGCCGTCGAACGATTTGAGAACGGTGACGGTGTCAGTGATTTCCTTCCAGACGCGCTCGACGACGCCGATTGGATTGATCAGGTAGATGCCGGCCTCGGTGCCGACGAGGATGTTGTCCTCGAACGGCAGCACGGCATAGCAATCGTGGTTGATCAGATCCTGCGGATAGCTGTAGAGTGTGAACGACGAGTCGCTC from Candidatus Zixiibacteriota bacterium carries:
- a CDS encoding DinB family protein gives rise to the protein MSEIERILDQLHRSMYGEAWHGPAVMELLAEIDAKAAAAKPIERAHSIWELALHIAAWQGAVRTRIGGKAVELSDEQDWPPVTDTSKAAWELAVRGLRGSYEQLRDAIAGLDDQALLMPVPGRQHNLYFLIHGVIQHNLYHAGQIAVLKKAL